A genomic segment from Diospyros lotus cultivar Yz01 chromosome 5, ASM1463336v1, whole genome shotgun sequence encodes:
- the LOC127802337 gene encoding subtilisin-like protease SBT4.14, with amino-acid sequence MSRERAVQYSLLAFSYILLVIFMGVLSVNGEEKQKKDFYIAFLRDQPVDEQSVLQSHIDVLSTLKGSHIEGKESLVYSYSKSFNAFAAKLYEEEANELSRMQEVLSVFRNRYHKLHTTKSWDFVGLPQTARRNLKVESSIIVGVFDTGITPESESFADKGFGPPPAKWKGTCGHFANFSGCNNKLIGARYFKLDGESDPRDILSPLDMVGHGTHTSSTVAGSLVEDASLFGLARGTARGAVPSARVAMYKVCWYGSGCADMDLLAGFDAAIHDGVDLISLSIGGLTGGYVKDSISVGAFHAMKNGIVTVASAGNDGTPGSVTNHAPWIFTVAASGIDRQFRSDVLLGNGKTVSGLGVNVFDSRQKLYPLVSGSGVAKTATSIDDARYCHEQAMDGRKVMGKLIFCELRAQEWGVDSVVKGMGGVGSIIKSDEYLDVAQIFMAPATILNSSIADTTVAKYINSTRSPSAVIYKSHEVKIPAPVVASFSSRGPNPGSRNVLKPDIAAPGVDILASYTPLKSLTGLKGDTLFSKFTLMSGTSMSCPHVSGAVAYVKSFHPTWSPAMIKSAIMTTAKPMSRRLNKEAEFGYGVGQLNPSKAVSPGLVYDMDVMSYVQFLCHEQYKGSDIAALVGSKSINCSALLPGASSDALNYPTMQLSLIRSDHQKPTTAIFRRTVTNVGPPRSTYNATIRAPKGVEITVKPMSLSFSRALEKRSFEVLVKAKPSAMVISSSKPPVLSGLLIWRSSGHLVVRSPIAVYYPTDDDRIIAGLAAIN; translated from the exons ATGTCGAGAGAGCGAGCAGTTCAGTACTCTCTTCTAGCGTTTTCCTATATTCTCCTTGTGATCTTCATGGGTGTTCTGTCTGTAAATGGAGAAGAGAAACAGAAGAAG GACTTCTATATTGCTTTCTTGAGAGATCAACCAGTTGATGAACAATCTGTGCTTCAGTCTCATATTGATGTCCTCTCAACTCTCAAAGGCAG TCATATCGAAGGTAAGGAGTCCCTTGTCTATAGCTACAGTAAAAGCTTCAACGCGTTTGCTGCTAAGTTATATGAAGAAGAAGCCAACGAGTTATCCA GAATGCAAGAAGTTCTTTCTGTTTTCCGAAATCGGTATCATAAGCTGCATACTACAAAATCCTGGGATTTTGTTGGGTTGCCTCAGACAGCAAGAAGAAACCTGAAAGTGGAGAGCAGCATAATTGTGGGTGTTTTTGACACAG GGATTACTCCAGAGTCAGAAAGCTTTGCCGACAAAGGGTTTGGACCTCCACCTGCTAAATGGAAAGGGACTTGTGGCCACTTTGCTAATTTTTCAGGCTGCAACAa CAAGCTCATAGGAGCAAGATACTTCAAGCTGGACGGCGAGTCAGACCCAAGGGACATATTGTCACCACTAGATATGGTCGGTCATGGAACCCACACTTCATCAACCGTGGCCGGAAGCCTAGTCGAAGATGCCAGTCTCTTCGGCCTTGCCAGAGGCACTGCTCGGGGCGCCGTGCCGTCGGCCAGGGTGGCTATGTACAAGGTGTGTTGGTACGGTTCTGGCTGCGCCGACATGGACCTTCTCGCCGGCTTCGACGCCGCCATCCACGACGGCGTCGAcctcatctccctctccatcgGTGGTTTGACGGGTGGTTATGTGAAGGATTCCATATCCGTGGGAGCATTTCATGCTATGAAGAATGGGATCGTTACCGTTGCTTCTGCCGGAAATGATGGAACCCCCGGTTCTGTCACCAACCATGCGCCGTGGATCTTCACTGTGGCAGCCAGCGGCATTGATCGCCAGTTTAGGAGCGACGTTCTGTTGGGAAATGGCAAAACCGTCTCA GGACTTGGGGTGAACGTATTTGACTCGAGGCAAAAATTGTATCCCCTCGTTAGTGGAAGCGGTGTGGCCAAAACTGCCACCAGTATTGACGATGCAAG GTACTGCCATGAACAAGCAATGGATGGGCGGAAGGTGATGGGGAAACTCATCTTCTGTGAGCTAAGAGCACAAGAATGGGGAGTTGATTCTGTGGTAAAAGGTATGGGAGGGGTTGGATCCATCATTAAGAGTGATGAATATCTCGATGTTGCCCAAATATTCATGGCTCCAGCCACCATTTTAAACTCCTCCATTGCCGATACTACTGTTGCTAAATACATCAACTCCACAAG ATCGCCATCAGCAGTGATATACAAATCTCACGAAGTGAAAATCCCAGCTCCAGTCGTTGCTTCATTTTCATCTCGGGGTCCAAATCCAGGGTCAAGAAATGTGCTCAAG CCTGATATTGCTGCACCAGGCGTAGACATTTTAGCATCATACACACCATTGAAGTCATTAACTGGGCTGAAAGGTGACACCCTCTTCTCAAAATTTACTCTCATGTCAGGCACTTCCATGTCTTGTCCACACGTCTCCGGTGCAGTTGCCTATGTCAAGTCTTTCCACCCTACTTGGTCCCCGGCGATGATCAAATCTGCCATCATGACCACCG CAAAACCAATGAGCCGAAGACTGAACAAGGAGGCTGAGTTCGGCTATGGCGTCGGCCAACTGAATCCAAGCAAAGCAGTGAGCCCTGGCCTAGTCTATGACATGGATGTGATGTCTTACGTTCAGTTCCTATGCCACGAGCAATACAAGGGATCGGATATTGCAGCTTTAGTGGGCTCGAAATCCATCAACTGCTCAGCTCTGCTTCCTGGAGCGAGCAGCGACGCTCTCAACTACCCCACCATGCAGTTGAGTCTGATCAGAAGCGATCATCAAAAGCCAACCACTGCCATATTTAGAAGGACAGTTACGAATGTAGGGCCCCCTAGATCCACGTACAATGCCACCATTAGGGCTCCCAAAGGAGTGGAGATTACGGTGAAGCCAATGAGCCTGTCTTTCTCCCGGGCCTTGGAGAAGAGGAGTTTCGAGGTTCTGGTGAAGGCGAAGCCGTCAGCTATGGTAATTAGCAGCTCGAAACCGCCCGTATTATCAGGGTTGCTAATATGGAGAAGCTCTGGTCACCTTGTTGTCAGGAGCCCCATTGCTGTTTATTATCCCACAGATGATGATCGGATAATAGCTGGCCTAGcagctattaattaa